The Pantoea vagans genome includes a window with the following:
- a CDS encoding CmpA/NrtA family ABC transporter substrate-binding protein: MSKTRFSVSRRQFLLGSAVVGGSYLLPGLRNAVWAAGSDAPEKSSVRVGFIPLTDCAPVVMASVKGFDKKYGLTLQPSKEASWAAVRDKLTAGELDAAHALYGMIYGLQLGVAGPQHDMANLMTLNNNGQAITLANQLKEQKVTDAVSLQKLIASQAKGSYTFAHTFPTSTHAMWLYYWLANAGIDPFEDVRTVVVPPPQMVMNMKMGNMSGFCVGEPWNQRAISDNIGFTAATTQQIWPDHPEKILATRAQWVQENPNTARAMTAAVLEAARWIDASDENRKETAAVLAGRAWINTKVETLEGRMLGHYENGLGQSWQDGHSMRFYRDGEVSFPWISDGMWFLTQMKRWGMVKTAPDYAAIARKINRIDIYKQAASAVGGVSVPSAEMRSSTLIDGKVWDGSNPAAYADSFAIKRS, from the coding sequence ATGAGCAAAACGCGGTTTTCGGTATCACGTCGTCAATTTCTACTGGGCAGTGCGGTGGTAGGTGGCAGCTATTTACTGCCGGGCTTACGCAATGCGGTGTGGGCTGCCGGCTCGGATGCGCCAGAAAAAAGCAGCGTTCGCGTTGGCTTTATTCCCCTCACTGACTGCGCGCCAGTGGTGATGGCCTCAGTGAAAGGCTTCGACAAAAAATATGGACTCACGCTGCAGCCAAGCAAAGAGGCCAGTTGGGCGGCGGTACGCGACAAACTGACGGCGGGTGAACTGGATGCCGCGCATGCGCTATACGGCATGATCTATGGCCTGCAATTAGGTGTCGCAGGGCCACAGCACGACATGGCCAACCTGATGACGCTGAATAACAACGGTCAGGCCATCACACTCGCAAACCAACTGAAAGAGCAAAAGGTCACGGATGCAGTCAGCCTGCAAAAGCTGATTGCGAGCCAGGCAAAAGGCAGTTACACCTTCGCGCACACCTTTCCCACCAGTACCCACGCCATGTGGCTCTATTACTGGCTGGCGAATGCAGGTATCGACCCATTTGAAGATGTGCGCACCGTGGTGGTACCGCCACCGCAAATGGTGATGAACATGAAAATGGGCAACATGAGTGGTTTCTGCGTTGGCGAACCCTGGAACCAGCGCGCCATCAGCGACAACATCGGATTTACTGCCGCCACCACACAGCAAATCTGGCCGGACCATCCTGAAAAAATCCTCGCGACACGGGCGCAATGGGTGCAAGAGAACCCCAACACCGCGCGTGCAATGACGGCTGCGGTCCTCGAAGCCGCCCGCTGGATCGATGCCTCTGACGAAAACCGCAAAGAGACTGCCGCTGTGTTAGCCGGGCGAGCGTGGATCAACACCAAAGTTGAAACGCTGGAAGGCCGCATGCTGGGCCATTACGAGAATGGCCTGGGCCAGAGCTGGCAAGACGGCCACTCGATGCGCTTCTACCGCGATGGCGAAGTGAGCTTCCCATGGATCTCCGATGGCATGTGGTTCCTGACGCAGATGAAGCGCTGGGGGATGGTGAAAACCGCGCCCGATTACGCCGCCATCGCACGGAAAATCAACCGTATCGACATTTACAAACAAGCCGCCAGCGCGGTGGGTGGCGTCTCCGTGCCGTCTGCCGAGATGCGCAGCAGCACGCTGATTGACGGCAAAGTGTGGGATGGCAGCAATCCTGCCGCCTATGCCGACAGTTTCGCCATTAAACGTAGCTAA
- the ntrB gene encoding nitrate ABC transporter permease, giving the protein MKSEARTLKVATPAVAQPAQVIALNVAQQPRARQRWLRPLLLRLIPASCGLIVLLFVWQLAAMSSKGFPGPLATWQAAVTLFADPFYNNGPNDQGIGWNVVASLQRVAVGFGLAALVGIPAGFLIGRFTFVARMFNPIIALLRPVSPLAWLPIGLLLFQRAEPASSWTIFICSIWPMVINTAEGVQRIPQDYLNVARVLRLNEWTVMRRILFPAVLPAVLTGMRLSMGIAWLVIVAAEMLTGGLGIGFWIWNEWNNLNVENILIAIVVIGVIGLLLEQALMLLARRFSWDK; this is encoded by the coding sequence ATGAAATCTGAAGCCCGTACGCTGAAAGTGGCGACTCCCGCCGTCGCTCAACCGGCGCAGGTGATTGCGCTGAACGTCGCACAACAACCGCGAGCACGGCAACGCTGGCTGCGGCCGCTGTTACTGCGGCTGATCCCGGCGAGTTGCGGACTGATCGTCCTGCTATTCGTCTGGCAGTTGGCCGCCATGTCGAGCAAAGGTTTTCCTGGGCCGTTGGCGACCTGGCAAGCGGCAGTGACGCTGTTCGCCGACCCCTTTTACAACAACGGCCCCAACGATCAGGGCATCGGCTGGAATGTCGTGGCATCGCTGCAACGTGTGGCGGTGGGATTTGGTCTGGCAGCGCTGGTGGGGATACCCGCAGGTTTCCTGATTGGGCGCTTCACCTTTGTGGCGCGCATGTTCAATCCCATCATCGCACTGCTGCGTCCTGTCAGCCCTTTAGCGTGGTTACCGATTGGTCTGCTGCTGTTTCAACGCGCGGAGCCTGCCTCCAGCTGGACCATTTTCATCTGCTCGATCTGGCCGATGGTGATTAACACCGCCGAAGGAGTGCAGCGTATCCCCCAGGATTACCTCAATGTGGCCCGTGTCTTGCGCCTTAACGAATGGACGGTGATGCGCCGCATTCTGTTCCCAGCGGTTCTGCCCGCTGTGTTGACCGGTATGCGCCTCTCGATGGGTATCGCCTGGCTGGTGATTGTTGCCGCGGAGATGTTAACGGGGGGGCTGGGCATCGGTTTCTGGATCTGGAACGAGTGGAACAACCTCAACGTCGAAAACATCCTGATTGCCATCGTGGTGATTGGTGTCATTGGGTTGCTGCTGGAGCAGGCATTGATGCTGCTGGCACGTCGTTTTAGCTGGGATAAATAA
- a CDS encoding ABC transporter ATP-binding protein: MNPIIRVQQVSQCFNTASGEFLALDNVSFDIHPGETLSLIGHSGCGKSTLLNLIAGLTQPSSGVLLCENREINGPGPERAVVFQNHSLLPWLTAYQNVELAVQQVFKGQMNKSEMSEWIEHNLNRVQMSHAMHKRPAEISGGMKQRVGIARALAMKPRVLLLDEPFGALDALTRAHLQDSVMRIQQELKTTIVLITHDVDEAVLLSDRVLMMTNGPAAQVGEILTIDLPRPRSRVALADEPRYHQLRQQILHFLYEKQTAVA, encoded by the coding sequence ATGAACCCCATTATTCGCGTTCAGCAGGTCAGCCAGTGTTTCAACACCGCCAGCGGTGAATTCCTGGCACTCGATAACGTTAGCTTTGATATTCACCCGGGTGAAACTCTCAGCCTGATTGGTCACTCAGGCTGCGGTAAATCCACCTTGCTTAACCTGATTGCCGGATTGACCCAACCCAGCAGCGGCGTATTGCTGTGTGAAAACCGCGAAATCAATGGCCCCGGTCCAGAGCGTGCCGTGGTGTTCCAAAACCATTCATTACTGCCGTGGCTCACGGCTTACCAAAATGTCGAACTGGCGGTACAGCAGGTGTTTAAGGGGCAGATGAACAAAAGCGAAATGAGTGAGTGGATCGAACACAACCTCAATCGCGTGCAGATGAGCCACGCCATGCACAAGCGGCCAGCGGAAATCTCCGGCGGCATGAAACAGCGTGTGGGCATTGCGCGCGCACTGGCGATGAAACCGCGCGTGCTACTACTGGACGAGCCGTTTGGCGCACTGGATGCCCTGACGCGAGCACATTTGCAAGACAGCGTGATGCGCATTCAGCAGGAGCTGAAGACCACCATTGTGCTGATCACCCACGATGTGGATGAGGCCGTGCTGCTGTCAGACCGCGTGTTGATGATGACCAACGGGCCTGCGGCACAAGTTGGTGAGATTCTCACCATCGATCTGCCGCGTCCACGTTCTCGCGTGGCCTTGGCCGACGAGCCGCGCTATCACCAGCTGCGTCAGCAGATTCTGCACTTCCTCTACGAAAAGCAGACTGCGGTCGCTTAA
- the nirB gene encoding nitrite reductase large subunit NirB, translated as MVQQLVVIGNGMAAMRMVETLLQRAPGRYAITVIGREAQGNYNRVMLSPVLSGEKAFLDTLIHAPDWYITHQVQLLMGETALQVDLKAQRVFTDQRTLHWDKLVFACGSRPRMPDLPGVERPQVLGFRTLRDVETMLAQQGPVVVLGGGLIGVEAAAALRLRGRDVTLLHHRPWLLDRQLDQQAGTLLTQHLTQRGIHCHLGVSLQSIHSDAVTLTDGTRLPAQQVIMAIGVLPEMALAQQAGVPCQRGIVVNRQLQTAIDDVYALGECCEIEGETFGLVAPCLAQADVLTAQLAGEPMADFHYQESGTRLKVTGIEMFSAGDIREGESISSFDPIDNHYQRLFLRNGALRGVLLFGDTQRAGALLNPLQQGERVDINALFGLDNPLTQPCAAGSNVMSKPLLAVVGHGMVSHHFLEQLVSRELHQHYHIVVYGDEPQMAYDRVHLTEYFGGKTADDLSLVSDNFFEKYGIELRSGCEVLAIDTDKRSLRDASGAELAWDKLVLATGSIPFVPPVPGREHSRCFVYRTLADLDAIAACAEHATRGVVIGGGLLGLEAANALKQLGLETHVVEFAPRLMAVQLDDGGAQMLRGKISALGVQVHTSKQTEAIESLPDGSVQMRFADGSVLQTDLIVFSAGIRPRDTLASAAGIQLGERGGIAINDGCETNVAGVYAIGECALWQGQIFGLVAPGYQMARVLAAQLAQEELAFSGADMSTKLKLLGVEVASFGDAHGRTADSQSYQWTDNPKGIYKKLVVCKESKTLLGGVLVGDSGDYSSLLQMMLNKMPLPSEPESLILPQLAGSPSKALGVAALPESAQICSCHNVSKGDICVAVQSGCGDMAAIKSCTKAATGCGGCSALVKQVMELELANQGVEVKKDICEHFAYSRQELYHLIRVDHITTFEQLIQQHGRGHGCEVCKPLAGSLLASCWNEYLLKPQHLPLQDTNDRYFANIQKDGTYSVVPRVPAGEITPQGLIAIGEVAARYDLYTKITGGQRIDLFGARLEQLPDIWETLIAAGFETGHAYGKSLRTVKSCVGSTWCRYGVQDSTAFAIALENRYKGLRAPHKIKMAVSGCTRECAEAQSKDIGVIATDKGWNLYVCGNGGMKPRHADLFASDLDDETLLRYVDRILMFYVRTADRLQRTSVWMDNMEGGLDYLRRVVIEDVLGIGERLEQEMQLVVDRYQCEWLSTLQDPSRRALFTPTLNSEEADETLNYVRVRDQRQPASMDIIPVTTLPDEPWSAICDVTAIPASAGIGARLGGQRVALFRMGETIYALEDIEPGTQASVLSRGILGDVAGEPVVISPLYKQRVRLRDGQSLDNAEHQLRCWPVRIDGGKVWLGHQPMLALAAAS; from the coding sequence ATGGTGCAGCAGCTGGTGGTGATTGGTAACGGGATGGCCGCGATGCGGATGGTGGAAACCCTTTTGCAGCGCGCACCGGGCCGTTATGCCATCACGGTCATTGGCCGTGAAGCCCAGGGCAATTACAACCGTGTGATGTTGTCTCCTGTGCTGTCAGGCGAGAAAGCCTTTCTGGATACGCTGATCCACGCGCCGGATTGGTACATCACCCATCAGGTGCAATTGTTGATGGGTGAAACAGCACTGCAGGTGGATCTCAAAGCACAAAGGGTCTTCACCGATCAACGCACGCTGCACTGGGACAAACTGGTGTTCGCCTGTGGTTCACGACCGCGTATGCCCGATCTGCCGGGAGTCGAACGCCCTCAGGTGCTGGGTTTCCGCACATTACGTGATGTCGAGACGATGTTGGCGCAACAAGGCCCGGTGGTGGTGCTGGGTGGGGGATTGATAGGTGTGGAAGCGGCGGCGGCACTGCGTCTGCGTGGGCGTGATGTCACGTTGCTGCACCATCGCCCTTGGCTGCTGGACCGTCAGTTGGATCAGCAGGCCGGCACGTTGTTGACGCAGCATCTGACCCAGCGAGGTATTCACTGCCACCTTGGCGTATCGCTACAGTCGATCCATAGCGATGCGGTCACCTTGACCGATGGCACACGTTTACCTGCACAGCAGGTGATCATGGCGATTGGCGTGCTGCCGGAAATGGCACTGGCGCAGCAGGCCGGTGTGCCGTGCCAGCGCGGCATTGTGGTCAATCGTCAGTTACAAACCGCCATCGATGACGTGTATGCACTGGGTGAATGTTGCGAAATCGAAGGTGAAACCTTTGGACTGGTCGCCCCCTGTCTGGCGCAGGCCGATGTGCTGACGGCACAACTCGCCGGTGAGCCGATGGCGGACTTTCACTATCAAGAGAGCGGTACGCGGCTAAAGGTCACCGGCATTGAGATGTTCAGTGCAGGCGATATTCGCGAAGGCGAATCCATCAGCAGTTTTGATCCTATCGACAATCACTATCAGCGCCTGTTTCTGCGTAACGGCGCGTTGCGCGGCGTATTGCTGTTTGGCGATACCCAACGTGCAGGCGCGCTGCTTAACCCACTTCAACAGGGTGAACGTGTGGATATCAATGCACTGTTCGGACTGGATAACCCCTTAACGCAGCCGTGTGCTGCAGGAAGCAATGTGATGAGCAAACCTCTTCTCGCCGTGGTGGGCCACGGTATGGTCAGCCACCATTTTCTGGAGCAGCTGGTGAGCCGCGAGTTGCACCAGCACTACCACATCGTGGTATATGGCGATGAGCCTCAAATGGCGTATGACCGCGTTCATCTCACCGAGTATTTTGGCGGAAAAACGGCTGACGATCTCTCACTGGTGAGCGACAACTTCTTTGAGAAATACGGTATTGAGCTGCGCAGCGGCTGCGAAGTGCTGGCGATAGATACCGATAAGCGCAGCCTGCGCGATGCCAGCGGTGCGGAACTGGCCTGGGACAAACTGGTACTGGCGACGGGATCGATACCCTTTGTGCCGCCGGTGCCTGGACGTGAACATTCGCGCTGTTTTGTCTATCGCACACTCGCGGATTTGGATGCAATTGCTGCCTGTGCCGAACACGCCACCCGCGGCGTGGTGATTGGTGGGGGGCTGTTAGGTCTGGAAGCCGCGAACGCGCTGAAACAGCTCGGGTTAGAAACGCATGTCGTGGAGTTCGCCCCGCGCCTGATGGCGGTGCAGCTCGATGATGGCGGCGCGCAGATGTTGCGCGGCAAGATCAGTGCACTCGGCGTGCAGGTGCACACCAGCAAACAGACGGAAGCCATTGAAAGCCTGCCCGATGGCAGCGTGCAGATGCGTTTTGCCGACGGCAGTGTGCTGCAGACCGATTTGATTGTGTTCTCCGCGGGGATTCGTCCTCGTGATACCCTGGCGAGCGCGGCGGGGATTCAACTTGGCGAGCGCGGCGGCATTGCGATCAACGATGGCTGTGAAACCAACGTAGCCGGAGTTTATGCCATCGGCGAGTGCGCGCTCTGGCAGGGGCAAATTTTCGGTCTGGTGGCACCGGGCTATCAAATGGCGCGTGTACTGGCCGCGCAGTTGGCCCAGGAGGAACTGGCGTTCAGCGGTGCGGACATGAGCACCAAACTCAAGCTGCTCGGCGTCGAAGTCGCCTCTTTTGGGGATGCGCACGGTCGCACGGCCGACAGCCAAAGCTACCAATGGACAGACAACCCGAAAGGCATCTATAAAAAACTGGTGGTGTGCAAAGAGAGCAAAACCTTGCTCGGCGGTGTGCTGGTGGGCGATAGCGGCGACTACAGCAGCCTGTTGCAGATGATGTTGAATAAAATGCCGTTGCCCAGTGAACCGGAAAGCCTGATTTTGCCACAGCTGGCAGGTTCACCCTCCAAAGCCCTTGGCGTGGCAGCATTACCTGAAAGCGCGCAAATCTGCTCCTGCCACAATGTCAGCAAAGGGGATATCTGCGTTGCGGTGCAGAGTGGCTGTGGCGATATGGCAGCGATCAAAAGCTGTACCAAAGCGGCTACCGGCTGCGGCGGCTGTAGCGCTTTGGTTAAGCAGGTGATGGAACTGGAGTTGGCGAACCAGGGCGTGGAGGTAAAGAAAGATATTTGCGAACACTTCGCCTATTCACGTCAGGAGCTGTATCACCTGATCCGCGTCGACCATATCACCACCTTTGAACAACTGATCCAGCAGCATGGCCGTGGACATGGCTGCGAAGTATGCAAACCCCTGGCCGGGTCGTTGTTGGCATCCTGCTGGAACGAATACCTGCTTAAACCGCAGCACCTGCCGTTGCAGGATACCAACGACCGCTACTTTGCCAATATCCAAAAGGATGGCACCTATTCTGTGGTGCCGCGTGTGCCAGCCGGTGAGATTACTCCGCAAGGTTTGATCGCCATCGGGGAGGTGGCCGCACGCTACGACCTCTACACCAAGATTACCGGCGGCCAGCGCATCGATCTGTTTGGCGCACGCCTTGAACAGTTGCCGGATATCTGGGAAACCCTGATTGCTGCAGGCTTCGAGACCGGTCACGCTTACGGTAAATCGTTGCGTACGGTGAAGTCTTGCGTGGGTTCGACCTGGTGTCGCTATGGTGTTCAGGACTCCACCGCCTTCGCCATTGCGCTGGAGAATCGATACAAAGGGCTGCGCGCGCCGCACAAAATCAAAATGGCGGTATCGGGATGCACCCGTGAGTGCGCGGAAGCACAGAGCAAAGACATAGGCGTGATTGCCACCGATAAGGGCTGGAATCTGTATGTGTGCGGCAACGGCGGCATGAAACCGCGCCACGCAGACCTGTTTGCCAGCGATCTCGATGATGAAACCTTGCTGCGTTACGTCGATCGTATCCTGATGTTCTACGTGCGCACGGCCGATCGTCTGCAACGCACCAGTGTGTGGATGGATAACATGGAAGGCGGTTTGGACTACCTGCGTCGAGTGGTGATTGAGGATGTGCTGGGTATCGGCGAGAGGCTGGAGCAGGAGATGCAGTTAGTGGTGGATCGCTACCAGTGTGAATGGCTCAGCACGCTGCAAGATCCTTCCCGCCGCGCATTGTTTACCCCCACGCTCAACAGCGAGGAAGCGGATGAAACCCTGAACTATGTGCGGGTGCGCGATCAGCGCCAGCCTGCATCAATGGACATCATTCCAGTGACAACATTGCCTGACGAACCCTGGAGCGCGATTTGTGATGTGACAGCGATTCCGGCATCCGCGGGTATCGGCGCTCGGCTGGGTGGCCAGCGCGTGGCACTGTTCCGCATGGGCGAAACCATTTACGCACTGGAGGATATCGAACCGGGCACACAGGCGAGCGTGCTGTCACGCGGCATTCTTGGCGATGTGGCGGGTGAACCGGTGGTGATCTCGCCCCTCTACAAACAGCGTGTTCGTCTGCGGGATGGACAAAGCCTCGATAACGCTGAACATCAACTGCGCTGCTGGCCGGTGCGGATTGATGGCGGCAAAGTGTGGCTAGGGCATCAGCCAATGCTGGCGCTCGCGGCGGCATCATGA
- a CDS encoding nitrate reductase — protein MKTTCPYCGVGCGVEVSAPDQPVSGDRQHPANFGRLCVKGSALGETLSHEGRLLWPQINGERVSMSVALDHVAARMQQVIDQHGPQAVAFYGSGQLLTEDYYTANKLMKGFIGAANIDTNSRLCMASAVVGYKRALGADAVPCCYEDIEQADVVVLVGSNAAWAHPVAWQRLVQAKTDRPEMKLVVIDPRRTASCDIADLHLALQPGSDSALFAGLLNWLSDHDAVDAAMLPHLANVKATLAACKVWDLATVAEACQLSEQEITNFWQLFASQPRVLTLWCMGINQSQTGSDNNNAIINAHLLSGKIGYAGAGPFSLTGQPNAMGGREVGGLANQLAAHMGFSEEEVDRVSRFWNSPRVARQPGLTAVNLFKAIDRGEVKAVWIMGTNPAVSMPEGNRIAQALARCELVVVSEVSAHSDTADLAHVLLPAQGWGEKNGTVTNSERRISRQRCFIEPAGEAKPDWWLLAQVAQRLGFGAAFAWQHPCEIFAEHAALSGFENGGRRAFDISALATITREQYDQLTPVQWPINARRPEGTARMFADRRFFHGDGKARLLPPAIPIKTQTCNDYPLLMNTGRIRDQWHTMTRTGNVPRLMQHYDEPFVSLHPHDAAAHGLSQGDLTRVQSALGWWSGRVVIDSGLTRGQLFIPMHWTRQFSAQANVDGLVAANCCPDSGQPALKQTAVRLQPLRPAWQGWLFMPAVMAPQQLLYWSRAPQEGVQRYVVAGNGKASDWLMQQPGMRDVQWQQAQSGQQRHMLGWRNGNLVCAFYAAPWLPEIDHGFVARAFTHTPNSPQQRHTLLGGRPAQGENPGRTICSCFGVGDVAIRRAIEQGCDSTAALGAMLKCGTNCGSCIPELKNLLTTLRVAQ, from the coding sequence ATGAAAACCACCTGTCCTTACTGTGGCGTGGGTTGTGGTGTCGAGGTCAGCGCGCCGGATCAACCTGTCAGCGGCGATCGCCAGCATCCCGCCAACTTTGGCCGTCTGTGTGTGAAAGGGTCTGCGCTGGGCGAAACCTTGTCTCATGAAGGGCGTCTGCTGTGGCCACAGATCAATGGTGAGCGTGTCAGCATGTCGGTGGCACTGGATCATGTAGCGGCAAGAATGCAGCAGGTCATCGATCAACATGGCCCACAGGCCGTGGCATTTTATGGCTCGGGCCAGTTGCTGACCGAGGATTACTACACCGCCAACAAGTTGATGAAAGGCTTTATTGGGGCGGCCAATATCGATACCAATTCACGGCTGTGCATGGCGTCCGCCGTGGTCGGTTACAAGCGCGCGTTGGGTGCGGATGCGGTGCCATGCTGCTATGAAGATATCGAACAGGCCGATGTCGTGGTGCTGGTCGGCTCGAACGCGGCATGGGCGCACCCGGTAGCGTGGCAGCGACTGGTGCAGGCGAAAACCGATCGCCCCGAGATGAAACTGGTGGTGATCGATCCCCGCCGCACGGCCAGTTGTGATATCGCGGACCTGCATCTCGCCTTGCAACCAGGGTCGGACAGCGCGCTGTTTGCCGGGCTGCTCAACTGGCTGAGCGACCATGATGCCGTCGATGCCGCCATGTTGCCGCATCTGGCGAACGTTAAAGCGACGCTGGCAGCCTGCAAAGTGTGGGATCTGGCGACGGTGGCAGAAGCCTGCCAGCTTAGCGAACAGGAAATCACCAACTTCTGGCAGCTATTTGCATCGCAACCACGCGTATTGACGCTGTGGTGTATGGGCATTAATCAGTCGCAAACCGGCAGTGACAACAACAACGCCATTATCAATGCGCATCTGTTAAGCGGCAAAATTGGCTATGCCGGCGCAGGACCGTTTTCGTTGACCGGGCAGCCGAATGCCATGGGCGGCCGGGAAGTGGGTGGACTGGCTAATCAACTGGCGGCGCACATGGGATTCAGTGAGGAGGAGGTGGACCGGGTCAGCCGCTTCTGGAACAGCCCACGCGTGGCCCGTCAGCCAGGGTTAACGGCGGTCAATCTGTTTAAGGCGATTGATCGTGGTGAAGTGAAAGCGGTGTGGATCATGGGCACCAATCCCGCGGTCTCGATGCCAGAAGGTAATCGTATCGCTCAGGCGTTAGCCCGATGCGAACTGGTGGTGGTGTCGGAGGTGAGCGCCCATAGCGATACCGCGGATTTAGCGCATGTGCTGCTCCCCGCGCAAGGCTGGGGCGAGAAGAATGGCACGGTAACGAATTCCGAACGTCGTATTTCACGCCAGCGATGTTTTATCGAACCGGCAGGCGAAGCGAAACCTGACTGGTGGTTGCTGGCGCAGGTGGCGCAGCGGTTGGGATTCGGCGCGGCCTTTGCCTGGCAGCACCCCTGCGAGATTTTTGCTGAGCATGCCGCGCTGTCTGGCTTCGAGAATGGTGGTCGCCGTGCTTTTGATATCAGCGCGCTGGCAACTATCACCCGGGAACAATATGACCAGCTGACGCCGGTGCAGTGGCCAATCAATGCGCGAAGGCCTGAAGGCACGGCGCGGATGTTTGCCGATCGGCGCTTCTTCCATGGAGATGGTAAAGCGCGCTTGCTGCCACCCGCCATCCCCATCAAAACCCAGACCTGTAACGATTACCCCTTGTTAATGAACACTGGTCGTATTCGCGACCAGTGGCACACCATGACCCGCACCGGCAATGTTCCGCGATTGATGCAGCATTACGATGAGCCCTTTGTGTCACTGCATCCGCACGACGCGGCAGCGCATGGCTTAAGTCAGGGGGATCTGACGCGTGTACAGTCTGCGCTGGGCTGGTGGAGCGGTCGTGTGGTGATCGACAGCGGATTAACGCGTGGTCAGCTGTTTATTCCCATGCACTGGACGCGCCAGTTTAGCGCTCAGGCCAACGTAGATGGCTTAGTGGCGGCCAACTGCTGTCCCGATTCTGGCCAACCTGCTCTGAAACAAACCGCCGTGCGTCTGCAGCCGTTGCGTCCTGCATGGCAGGGGTGGCTGTTCATGCCAGCGGTGATGGCACCTCAACAACTGCTGTACTGGTCTCGCGCGCCTCAAGAGGGGGTACAGCGTTATGTCGTGGCAGGCAACGGTAAGGCATCGGATTGGCTGATGCAGCAACCGGGCATGCGGGATGTGCAGTGGCAACAAGCACAGTCGGGTCAGCAGCGGCATATGCTGGGCTGGCGTAACGGCAACCTGGTATGTGCCTTTTATGCGGCCCCTTGGTTGCCGGAAATCGATCATGGATTTGTTGCTCGCGCCTTTACGCACACACCGAATTCACCTCAGCAGCGCCATACCCTGTTGGGCGGGCGTCCAGCACAAGGTGAAAATCCAGGCCGGACTATTTGCAGCTGCTTCGGTGTCGGCGACGTAGCGATTCGACGGGCGATTGAGCAGGGCTGCGATTCCACGGCCGCACTTGGCGCAATGCTGAAATGTGGCACCAATTGTGGCTCCTGTATTCCAGAGTTAAAAAATTTACTGACAACCCTGCGCGTCGCGCAGTAA
- the cobA gene encoding uroporphyrinogen-III C-methyltransferase produces the protein MTQAISSLDKLLNPQGSETVQGCVWLVGAGPGDVELLTLKALRLIKSADVVVFDRLVSDEIMAEVPHSTLAIDVGKKPGSHGLKQAQINQLLADLAASGRLVVRLKGGDPFIFGRGGEEMLFLQQAGITCQVVPGITAAAGCAAASGIPLTHRDCAQSLRLITGHGRSGEPQLEDASLAASNQTLVFYMGLKWSASISAQLQAQGRAADTPVAIIENGTRIDQRVMVTTLADLSATIVREQAQSPALLLVGEVVRFYREHCSAISLMAQ, from the coding sequence ATGACACAGGCGATAAGCTCTCTTGATAAGTTGCTCAATCCGCAGGGAAGCGAAACTGTTCAGGGCTGTGTCTGGTTGGTGGGGGCTGGGCCGGGGGATGTCGAGTTGCTGACGCTTAAAGCGCTACGGTTAATCAAATCTGCTGATGTGGTGGTATTTGACCGGCTGGTCAGCGATGAGATTATGGCCGAAGTCCCACACAGTACGCTGGCTATTGATGTCGGTAAAAAGCCGGGCAGCCATGGGCTGAAGCAGGCGCAGATCAATCAGTTGCTGGCAGATTTAGCCGCGAGTGGTCGCTTGGTGGTGAGGCTGAAGGGAGGCGATCCCTTTATCTTCGGACGCGGTGGCGAAGAGATGTTGTTTCTCCAGCAAGCGGGTATTACCTGTCAGGTTGTGCCAGGGATTACCGCTGCAGCAGGCTGTGCTGCGGCCAGCGGCATTCCACTTACCCATCGCGACTGCGCGCAATCGCTGCGGTTAATCACCGGGCATGGCAGGAGCGGCGAACCTCAACTGGAAGACGCCAGTTTAGCCGCCAGCAATCAGACCTTAGTGTTCTACATGGGGCTGAAATGGAGCGCCAGCATCAGCGCACAACTGCAGGCACAGGGCCGCGCTGCCGATACGCCAGTGGCAATCATCGAAAATGGCACGCGTATCGATCAACGAGTAATGGTGACAACGCTGGCGGACTTGTCGGCAACCATTGTCCGCGAACAGGCACAATCTCCGGCACTGCTGTTGGTGGGAGAGGTGGTGCGGTTTTATCGCGAGCACTGCAGCGCAATTTCACTTATGGCCCAATAA